The following coding sequences lie in one Cyanobacterium sp. Dongsha4 genomic window:
- the pyrE gene encoding orotate phosphoribosyltransferase codes for MENNNSAWRQQLLNLLVEYAYQEGDFTLSSGQKSSFYLNGKQVTLRAEGALLVGKLIFNMLSDETDAIAGLTLGADPIVSAVSVVSAYENKPIPALIIRKEAKGHGTKAYIEGPTLTQGAVVTVLEDVVTTGKSAMLAVERLTDAGYKVNQVISLVDRLSGGRELYESHGLSFASIFTIDEIKAHSRK; via the coding sequence ATGGAAAATAATAACTCTGCTTGGAGACAACAATTATTAAATTTGTTAGTAGAATATGCTTATCAAGAAGGGGATTTTACACTATCCTCCGGGCAAAAAAGTAGTTTTTATCTCAATGGTAAGCAAGTGACACTTAGGGCAGAGGGAGCTTTATTGGTAGGAAAATTAATTTTTAATATGTTATCTGATGAGACAGATGCGATCGCAGGTTTAACTCTGGGGGCAGATCCGATAGTTTCGGCGGTAAGTGTGGTGTCTGCCTACGAAAATAAACCAATCCCCGCCTTAATTATTCGTAAAGAAGCCAAAGGTCATGGAACAAAGGCTTACATTGAAGGACCCACCCTAACACAAGGGGCAGTGGTAACAGTTTTAGAAGATGTGGTGACGACAGGAAAATCAGCAATGTTAGCGGTGGAAAGATTGACCGATGCTGGTTATAAAGTAAATCAGGTTATTTCTTTAGTCGATCGTCTTTCTGGAGGACGAGAATTGTATGAATCCCACGGTTTAAGTTTTGCAAGTATTTTTACCATCGATGAAATTAAAGCACACAGTCGTAAGTAA
- the hisS gene encoding histidine--tRNA ligase, producing MDSIQAIRGTKDILPEEIVYWQYLEKTAADILTKAAYREIRTPIFEQTNLFERGIGEATDVVGKEMYTFTDRGDRSLTLRPEGTAGVVRSYIQNKLFASGGVERLWYTGAMFRYERPQAGRQRQFHQIGLELLGSKSPRADVEVIAIATDILKALGLKNLSLQLNSVGNQEDRQQYRQALVDYLTPYKADLDPDSQDRLTRNPLRILDSKDQKTQEITENAPSILDHLGEDSRQHFEQVCGLLTELEIDYQLNARLVRGLDYYTHTAFEIQSADLGAQATVCGGGRYDGLISQLGGSETPAIGWAMGMERLILLLQNLNPLTPQCPDIYFVSRGKKAENQALIMAQKLRHNDFNVELDLSGSNFGKQFKRGDRSGAKMCLILGDEEVENKTIQIKYLVTGEQKTVSQDELINVLKK from the coding sequence ATGGATAGTATTCAGGCAATTAGAGGAACAAAAGACATTTTACCTGAAGAAATAGTTTATTGGCAGTATTTAGAAAAAACCGCCGCCGATATTTTAACTAAAGCGGCTTATAGAGAAATTCGTACTCCTATTTTTGAGCAAACAAATTTATTTGAAAGAGGCATTGGTGAAGCTACAGATGTTGTAGGGAAAGAGATGTACACATTTACTGATAGAGGCGATCGCAGTTTAACTTTACGGCCAGAAGGAACAGCAGGAGTAGTAAGATCTTATATACAAAATAAATTATTTGCTAGTGGCGGAGTAGAAAGACTATGGTACACTGGAGCAATGTTTCGTTATGAGCGCCCCCAAGCGGGACGACAAAGACAGTTTCATCAAATAGGTTTGGAGTTATTGGGTAGTAAATCTCCCCGGGCAGATGTGGAGGTAATAGCCATCGCTACAGATATTCTCAAAGCATTAGGTTTAAAAAACCTTAGCCTACAACTCAACTCCGTGGGCAATCAAGAAGATAGACAACAATATCGTCAAGCCTTAGTCGATTATCTAACCCCTTATAAAGCTGATTTAGATCCAGATTCTCAAGATAGATTAACTCGTAATCCCCTACGCATCCTCGATAGTAAAGATCAAAAAACCCAAGAAATTACAGAAAATGCTCCTAGTATTCTTGATCACTTAGGAGAAGATTCCCGTCAGCATTTTGAGCAAGTTTGTGGATTATTAACAGAGTTAGAAATTGATTATCAACTGAATGCTCGTTTAGTCAGAGGATTAGACTACTATACTCACACTGCTTTTGAGATTCAATCGGCAGATTTGGGGGCTCAAGCAACGGTTTGCGGAGGAGGTAGATACGATGGGTTAATTTCTCAATTGGGGGGGAGTGAAACCCCTGCCATTGGTTGGGCAATGGGTATGGAAAGGTTAATTTTATTACTGCAAAATCTAAATCCTTTAACTCCTCAATGCCCTGATATTTATTTTGTTTCCAGAGGGAAAAAAGCGGAAAATCAGGCTTTAATTATGGCTCAAAAACTTCGTCACAACGATTTTAATGTGGAGTTAGACCTCAGTGGTAGTAATTTTGGTAAACAGTTCAAAAGAGGCGATCGCAGTGGTGCTAAAATGTGTTTAATTTTGGGTGATGAAGAAGTGGAAAATAAAACTATTCAAATTAAGTATCTTGTTACGGGAGAACAAAAAACCGTTTCTCAAGATGAATTAATTAATGTTCTGAAAAAATAA
- a CDS encoding RNA recognition motif domain-containing protein yields the protein MSIYVGNLSYDISENDLQSVFADYGEVKRVYLPLDRETKRKRGFGFVEMSNDDEETKAIETLDGAQWMGRQIKVNKAKPRD from the coding sequence ATGTCCATATATGTTGGGAATTTATCCTACGATATTTCAGAAAATGATTTACAATCTGTCTTTGCCGATTATGGTGAAGTAAAGCGCGTCTATCTTCCCCTTGATCGTGAAACCAAGAGAAAACGTGGTTTTGGTTTTGTGGAAATGTCCAATGACGATGAAGAGACAAAAGCGATCGAAACTTTAGATGGTGCTCAGTGGATGGGGCGCCAAATCAAGGTAAATAAAGCTAAACCTCGTGATTAG
- a CDS encoding hemolysin family protein — translation MRLFAIFLLIVINAFFVTAEFAIVSVRKSRIDHLVMEGDIQASTVQSLQKSLDKLLSSTQLGITLSSLALGWIGEGTIALSVQYAISSLPVSENISTTLSHSFAIPISFFLLVYLQIVLGELCPKSLALLYPEQLARFLAPPISVISTIFKPFIDILNLSTRFLLKLIGVEYTGQGWYKQVTPEELQLIISTERDSSGLEAEERELLSNVFEFGDVEAVEIMTPRVNIKALNLHLTCRELFQEIVKTKHSFYPVIGDSLDDIRGVIDFKDCLSILNEDPLNLDILLEDFIKPVRFLPESTLLSELLAIMQQSRSKLVIIVDEYGGTSGLVTMQDLINEILGGDDSEYTEDQFSITVIDEQNFLVSAQINLEELNDLLDFDLPLTDDYQTLGGFLVYNWQKIPKQHEVFNYDHFQFTVIDTDGPRINKIKITLKEQ, via the coding sequence ATGAGATTATTTGCCATTTTTCTTTTGATCGTAATCAATGCTTTTTTTGTCACCGCAGAATTTGCAATTGTTTCTGTGCGAAAATCAAGAATTGATCATTTAGTCATGGAAGGGGACATTCAAGCCTCTACTGTGCAGTCTTTACAAAAAAGTCTTGATAAACTACTTTCTAGCACTCAGTTAGGTATCACCCTTTCTAGTTTGGCTTTGGGATGGATTGGAGAAGGTACGATCGCACTTTCTGTGCAGTATGCCATTTCTTCTTTGCCTGTTTCAGAAAATATTTCTACTACCCTGAGTCATTCTTTTGCCATTCCTATTTCTTTCTTTTTATTAGTTTATTTACAAATAGTATTAGGGGAATTATGTCCTAAATCCTTAGCTTTACTATATCCTGAACAACTCGCCCGTTTTCTTGCTCCCCCCATTAGCGTTATCAGCACTATTTTCAAACCTTTTATTGATATTCTCAATCTTTCCACTCGATTTTTGTTAAAACTTATTGGAGTTGAATACACAGGACAAGGCTGGTATAAGCAAGTTACACCGGAAGAACTACAATTAATTATTAGTACAGAAAGAGATTCCTCTGGTTTAGAAGCCGAAGAAAGGGAATTATTAAGCAATGTTTTTGAATTTGGAGATGTGGAAGCCGTAGAAATTATGACACCCAGAGTTAATATAAAAGCTCTCAATCTTCATTTAACTTGTAGAGAATTATTTCAGGAAATAGTCAAAACAAAACATTCTTTTTATCCTGTCATTGGAGACTCTCTGGATGACATTCGAGGAGTTATAGATTTTAAAGATTGTCTCTCTATTTTAAATGAAGACCCTCTCAACTTAGATATACTACTGGAAGACTTTATTAAACCTGTACGTTTTTTGCCTGAATCAACTCTATTGAGTGAATTATTAGCCATAATGCAGCAATCACGATCAAAATTAGTCATCATCGTCGATGAATATGGCGGCACTTCTGGATTAGTCACGATGCAGGACTTAATTAACGAAATTTTGGGAGGTGATGATAGCGAATATACTGAAGACCAATTCAGTATTACGGTAATTGACGAGCAGAACTTTTTAGTGTCTGCCCAAATAAACTTAGAAGAATTGAATGACTTACTAGATTTCGATTTACCCCTAACAGACGACTATCAAACCCTCGGAGGATTTCTTGTTTATAATTGGCAGAAAATACCTAAACAACATGAAGTATTTAACTACGATCATTTTCAATTCACAGTTATAGATACAGATGGTCCTCGTATCAACAAAATAAAAATCACCTTGAAAGAACAATAA
- the msrA gene encoding peptide-methionine (S)-S-oxide reductase MsrA produces the protein MFLFGLGNKKFTLPTPEEALPGRKDKMPIPNKHYVNGNPMKPPYPETMEKAMFGMGCFWGAERKFWQLEKGIFITAVGYSAGLTPNPTYEEVCSGLTGHNEVVLVVYDPKIISYETLLKVFWENHDPTQGMRQGNDKGTQYRSGIYTFSDAQKALAEKSKALYQQELIKAGYTEITTEITDAPEFYFAEGYHQQYLAKNPNGYCGLGGTKVCLPNTNLS, from the coding sequence ATGTTTTTATTTGGCTTAGGAAATAAGAAATTTACTCTGCCCACCCCAGAAGAAGCATTACCCGGCAGAAAAGACAAAATGCCAATTCCTAATAAACATTATGTTAATGGTAATCCTATGAAACCGCCTTATCCTGAAACTATGGAAAAAGCAATGTTTGGAATGGGTTGTTTTTGGGGGGCTGAAAGAAAATTTTGGCAGTTGGAAAAAGGAATTTTTATCACTGCAGTGGGTTATAGTGCTGGTTTAACTCCTAATCCTACTTATGAAGAAGTGTGTAGTGGCTTAACTGGTCATAATGAGGTAGTTTTAGTGGTTTATGATCCTAAAATTATCAGTTATGAAACTCTGTTAAAAGTATTTTGGGAAAATCATGATCCTACTCAGGGAATGCGTCAGGGTAATGATAAAGGTACTCAGTATCGTTCAGGAATTTATACTTTTTCTGATGCACAAAAAGCCTTAGCAGAAAAATCAAAAGCCCTATATCAGCAGGAATTAATTAAAGCAGGTTATACAGAAATAACCACAGAAATTACTGATGCTCCTGAGTTTTACTTTGCTGAAGGTTATCATCAACAGTATCTTGCTAAAAATCCTAATGGTTATTGTGGTTTAGGGGGAACAAAAGTTTGCCTACCTAACACTAATTTGAGTTAA
- a CDS encoding TIGR01548 family HAD-type hydrolase: protein MSAIVIFDIDGVIRDVTNSYRRALADTVEHFTNNYYRPSMEDIDSLKAEGIWNNDWLGSQELIYRYFEQMGKSRDEINLNYEEIVDFFQRRYRGQNLEEPANWDGYISSEPLLVSREYFEILDKNNLYWGFFSGATNGSAQYILQRRLGLESPVLVAMDDAPSKPDPTGLFLAVNLLEEKLSLDNSLPVVYLGDTVADIITVMKAKEIKSEREWIAVGVLPPHVSNDSKKADKYRQQLIDSGASFVVNQVTDFYDF from the coding sequence ATGTCAGCGATTGTTATTTTTGATATTGATGGTGTGATTCGTGATGTTACTAATTCTTATCGTCGTGCTTTAGCCGATACGGTAGAGCATTTTACGAATAATTATTATCGCCCTTCAATGGAGGATATTGATAGTTTGAAGGCGGAAGGAATTTGGAATAATGACTGGTTGGGCTCACAAGAGTTGATTTATCGTTATTTTGAGCAGATGGGGAAATCCAGAGATGAGATTAACCTTAATTATGAGGAAATTGTGGATTTTTTTCAAAGACGTTATCGGGGGCAAAATTTAGAAGAACCAGCAAACTGGGATGGTTATATTTCTTCCGAGCCTCTATTGGTGAGTAGGGAGTATTTCGAGATATTGGATAAAAATAACTTATATTGGGGCTTTTTTAGCGGTGCGACAAATGGTTCTGCTCAATACATCTTACAACGTCGTTTAGGTTTAGAAAGTCCTGTGTTAGTGGCAATGGATGATGCACCTAGTAAACCTGATCCTACTGGTTTGTTTTTAGCTGTCAATTTATTGGAAGAAAAACTTTCTCTTGATAATTCTTTGCCTGTAGTTTATTTAGGGGATACTGTAGCAGATATTATTACTGTGATGAAAGCAAAAGAAATAAAATCTGAAAGAGAATGGATTGCAGTGGGAGTTTTGCCTCCTCATGTTAGTAATGATAGTAAGAAAGCGGATAAATATCGTCAACAGTTAATCGATAGCGGCGCATCTTTTGTGGTTAATCAAGTTACTGATTTTTATGATTTTTAA
- a CDS encoding SDR family oxidoreductase: MKILVVGATGQTGRRIVAELVKRKIPVMAMVRDKAKARDVLPACVDLIIADVLNPSSFASAMDECDFVICAAGATPSLDPTVFYWVDYEGTKNLINVAKEKQIEKFILVTSLCVSRFFHPLNLFGLVLFWKKQAENYLIDSGLTYTIIRPGGLRNEDSQYSLIVGEADTLFEGSISRQEVAKVCIESIFYPETNNRILEIVQAESAPAKDWQELFAV, translated from the coding sequence ATGAAAATATTAGTTGTTGGAGCAACAGGGCAAACAGGTAGAAGAATCGTTGCTGAATTAGTAAAGCGAAAAATACCCGTCATGGCAATGGTAAGAGATAAAGCTAAAGCTAGAGATGTTTTACCTGCTTGTGTAGATTTAATTATCGCAGATGTTTTGAATCCCTCCTCCTTTGCTTCTGCAATGGACGAATGTGATTTTGTTATTTGTGCCGCCGGTGCAACCCCTAGTTTAGACCCAACAGTTTTTTATTGGGTGGATTACGAGGGAACTAAAAATTTAATTAACGTGGCAAAGGAAAAACAAATCGAAAAATTTATTCTTGTTACTTCCTTGTGTGTATCTCGCTTTTTCCATCCCCTCAACTTATTCGGCTTAGTACTTTTTTGGAAAAAACAAGCTGAAAATTATTTAATCGATAGTGGTTTAACTTATACTATTATTCGTCCCGGAGGTTTAAGGAACGAGGATAGTCAATACTCTTTGATTGTAGGTGAGGCAGATACTTTATTTGAAGGTTCAATCTCTCGTCAAGAAGTGGCAAAAGTTTGTATAGAATCTATTTTTTATCCTGAAACTAATAATCGCATCCTAGAAATTGTACAAGCAGAGTCCGCTCCAGCAAAAGATTGGCAAGAATTATTTGCTGTTTAG
- the mgtE gene encoding magnesium transporter, producing the protein MSENLNATHNNSRHELRDLVRSQLQLLLEQNNLEGAKALLIPVQPVDIAEAIEGLPESIQAIAFRLLNKTEAIDVYEHLDYSVQQALIEEFKRQEVLDIVDKMSPDDRARLFDELPASVVSRIIAQLSPEERQSTNLLLGYEEDTAGRIMTPEYISLKETLTVAQTIEKIRSQAKASELIYYLYVTDASRHLTGIVSLRDLVLQSPDTTLAEFMTRDVIYVKTDMDQEEVARLIQRYDFLAVPVVDRELRLVGIVTVDDVIDIIEREATEDIYALGAVSSDGDNYFQTNLFTVARRRVTWLLILLITNSVTGSIIGNQGDLLARFTVLAAFIPLLTGTGGNIGTQSSTVVIRGLNTDEISDLGPGKVVLREGFAGLLLGIILGCLAMVWAYFLPQTEKNIVVVTSVGVSLIAISVLASVSGSALPFFFRSLGLDPALMSAPFISTAVDVIGVLIYFNIARAMITAGI; encoded by the coding sequence GTGAGTGAAAATCTAAATGCAACCCATAATAATTCTCGTCATGAATTACGGGATTTAGTACGTTCTCAATTACAACTATTATTAGAGCAAAACAATCTCGAAGGTGCAAAAGCTCTGTTAATACCCGTACAACCCGTTGACATAGCAGAAGCCATCGAAGGTTTGCCCGAATCAATCCAAGCAATTGCTTTTAGATTATTGAATAAAACTGAAGCCATTGATGTTTATGAGCATTTAGATTATAGTGTCCAACAAGCCCTAATCGAAGAATTTAAACGTCAAGAAGTATTAGATATTGTTGATAAAATGTCTCCCGATGATCGAGCACGTTTATTTGATGAATTACCTGCTAGTGTTGTCAGTAGAATTATCGCTCAGTTAAGTCCTGAAGAAAGGCAATCTACTAACTTGCTTCTGGGTTATGAGGAAGATACTGCAGGAAGAATTATGACTCCTGAATATATCTCCCTCAAGGAAACTCTTACCGTTGCCCAAACCATAGAAAAAATACGCTCTCAAGCCAAAGCCTCAGAACTAATTTACTATCTCTATGTCACAGACGCTTCTCGTCACCTCACAGGTATCGTCTCCTTAAGAGATTTAGTTTTACAATCTCCTGACACAACCTTAGCAGAATTTATGACTAGAGACGTGATTTATGTTAAGACAGATATGGATCAAGAAGAAGTTGCTCGTTTGATTCAGCGATATGACTTTTTAGCTGTACCTGTGGTCGATCGAGAATTAAGATTAGTTGGTATAGTCACAGTTGATGATGTTATCGATATTATTGAACGAGAAGCTACAGAGGATATTTATGCTTTAGGGGCGGTATCATCGGATGGAGATAACTATTTTCAAACCAATCTTTTTACCGTAGCTAGGAGAAGAGTAACATGGCTCTTAATCTTATTAATAACAAATAGCGTCACTGGCAGTATCATTGGCAATCAAGGAGATTTATTAGCTAGATTTACAGTCTTAGCGGCTTTTATACCTTTACTAACGGGTACAGGAGGAAATATTGGCACTCAATCCTCCACTGTGGTGATTAGGGGGTTAAATACTGACGAAATCAGCGATTTAGGTCCGGGAAAGGTGGTTTTAAGAGAAGGTTTTGCAGGGTTGCTATTAGGAATTATTTTAGGTTGTTTAGCAATGGTTTGGGCTTATTTTCTGCCCCAAACAGAAAAAAACATTGTTGTTGTCACATCTGTGGGAGTTAGTTTGATAGCTATTTCTGTTTTAGCCTCTGTATCAGGTTCAGCACTACCTTTCTTTTTTCGCTCTTTAGGATTAGACCCCGCCCTTATGTCTGCACCCTTTATTAGTACTGCTGTTGATGTGATTGGAGTCCTAATTTATTTTAATATTGCCCGTGCGATGATAACCGCAGGAATATAA
- the psbP gene encoding photosystem II reaction center PsbP → MLKSIATFIVIILTVTLSACVSPTGGLNPYVDGADGYKFLYPNGWIAVDVKDASEGVDVVFRDFIERSENLSVIISDVNKDMDLSDLGSPTDVGYRFMQIVNQDTNNQREAELISAEKREQNLEDYYLLEYKVKLGENQYRHNLASVVTKNGKLYTFNISTTESRWENVENRFKTVVKSFTVT, encoded by the coding sequence ATGTTAAAGTCGATCGCAACTTTTATCGTTATTATCCTTACAGTAACTCTTTCTGCTTGTGTTTCTCCCACTGGTGGCTTAAATCCCTACGTTGATGGTGCAGACGGTTATAAATTTTTATATCCCAATGGTTGGATAGCTGTTGACGTTAAAGACGCTTCAGAAGGGGTTGATGTAGTTTTTCGAGATTTTATCGAACGGAGTGAAAATTTATCCGTGATTATCAGTGATGTTAATAAAGATATGGATTTGTCTGATTTAGGTAGTCCCACTGATGTAGGCTATCGTTTTATGCAAATAGTTAATCAAGATACTAATAATCAAAGGGAAGCAGAATTAATTTCCGCCGAGAAAAGAGAGCAAAATTTAGAAGATTACTACCTCTTAGAATATAAGGTCAAATTAGGAGAGAATCAATATCGTCATAATCTAGCCAGTGTAGTGACAAAAAATGGAAAACTTTATACTTTTAATATTTCTACTACTGAATCTCGCTGGGAAAATGTAGAAAACCGCTTTAAAACAGTTGTTAAGTCTTTCACCGTCACTTAA
- a CDS encoding ATP-dependent helicase produces the protein MSMNNHRRIEEKIAQFRQKLRPGQIELSQWQGGKMAVSAVPGSGKSFSLAVAGAILVCQEKLNPNRYLLIVTYTRSAAASIKDKIRTILEEFKMPPVGFMVQTIHALASSIVNRYPFLSGLNLETSNLVDVSSNHPLILETVENWMYLNSPAFDALLRGENEKSFNYEESEVLRRESVLRTEVLPKFTHTVISTLKSSGWNINNLENLANLDDSGIYPLGAIASELYQEYQKLIHKYQVIDYDDLIIGALNVLKNEDARQTLQQEIAGVFEDEAQDSTPLQGDLITILAQNKDYSEPHLVRVGDPNQAINSTYTASDPFYFHQFCEDCCQKNQLFLMEQAGRSNENIINYANETLAWMVGQVEANLIEKQEIKIVRENDTQPDSNPLAEGKGVEYYEPETFDNVLDLMSERIIHLFDKKEQEINTNCAILVRANKQGSFIFQELQKRLSDYNIPLKLIGDRISYRDIVKDILGVLQFIAFPHSSKFVYNILKILAQQEIISNQDFDQLSIYPEKFLYPTPLDDALTPEQEKARKFCLKLLQASIELSSYQLIPFLSSVLNYDKLALATAQKLCDRIQKENQGKMSLKAMIETLNNINNTERFEGVETENEDIYTKKGQITIMTMHKSKGLEWDYVFLPFYDKENIFSEKKINGSLKFLGKFDLNDIIRTQLRQEIHQQRLGKKIEPLSLHQAHEKAIQEKQAEELRLLYVAITRAKKLLWMSKSKDNFQNWRYS, from the coding sequence ATGAGTATGAACAACCATAGGAGAATAGAAGAAAAAATAGCCCAATTCAGACAAAAACTGCGTCCGGGTCAAATAGAATTAAGTCAATGGCAGGGTGGTAAAATGGCAGTGTCTGCTGTGCCGGGTTCAGGAAAATCTTTTTCATTAGCTGTTGCTGGTGCAATATTGGTTTGTCAAGAAAAACTAAATCCAAATCGCTATCTATTAATCGTAACTTATACTCGTTCTGCCGCCGCTAGTATTAAGGATAAGATAAGGACGATTTTAGAAGAATTTAAGATGCCTCCTGTGGGTTTTATGGTACAAACGATTCATGCTTTAGCTTCTAGTATTGTCAATCGTTATCCTTTTTTGTCGGGATTAAATTTAGAAACCAGTAATTTAGTCGATGTGTCTAGTAATCATCCTTTAATCCTAGAAACTGTTGAAAATTGGATGTATCTTAATTCTCCTGCTTTTGATGCTTTATTAAGAGGAGAAAACGAAAAGTCATTTAACTACGAAGAAAGCGAAGTTTTGCGTCGAGAATCAGTACTGCGTACGGAAGTTTTACCCAAATTTACTCATACTGTCATTAGTACCCTTAAAAGTTCTGGTTGGAATATCAATAACCTTGAAAATCTGGCAAATTTAGATGATTCTGGTATTTATCCTCTAGGAGCGATCGCATCTGAACTATATCAAGAATATCAAAAACTAATCCATAAATATCAGGTAATAGACTATGATGACCTAATTATTGGGGCATTAAATGTTCTGAAAAATGAAGATGCAAGACAAACACTACAACAAGAAATTGCAGGAGTATTTGAAGATGAAGCTCAAGACTCTACACCTTTACAGGGTGATTTAATCACTATCTTAGCCCAAAATAAAGATTATAGCGAACCCCATTTAGTGAGAGTGGGAGACCCCAATCAAGCAATTAATTCCACTTACACCGCTTCAGACCCCTTTTATTTTCATCAATTTTGTGAGGATTGTTGCCAAAAAAATCAATTATTTTTAATGGAACAGGCAGGAAGAAGTAACGAAAATATTATTAACTATGCCAATGAAACTTTAGCTTGGATGGTGGGACAAGTAGAAGCAAATTTAATTGAAAAACAGGAGATAAAAATTGTTAGGGAAAATGATACTCAGCCTGACTCTAATCCTTTAGCAGAGGGGAAAGGGGTAGAATATTATGAACCTGAAACCTTTGATAATGTCTTAGATTTAATGAGTGAAAGAATCATTCATTTATTTGACAAAAAAGAACAAGAAATTAATACGAATTGTGCCATTTTAGTTAGAGCTAATAAGCAAGGAAGTTTTATTTTTCAAGAATTACAAAAAAGATTATCTGACTATAATATTCCCTTAAAACTAATAGGCGATCGCATCTCCTACCGTGATATAGTGAAAGATATACTAGGGGTTTTACAGTTTATTGCGTTTCCTCATTCTTCCAAATTTGTCTATAATATTTTAAAAATTTTGGCACAGCAGGAAATTATTAGTAACCAAGATTTTGATCAATTAAGTATCTATCCTGAAAAGTTTTTATATCCAACACCTTTAGATGATGCCCTAACTCCTGAACAGGAAAAAGCTCGAAAATTTTGCCTCAAACTTCTCCAAGCTAGTATTGAATTATCTTCCTATCAATTAATTCCCTTCCTAAGTTCTGTTTTAAATTATGATAAATTAGCCCTTGCCACTGCTCAAAAATTGTGCGATCGCATCCAAAAAGAAAATCAAGGAAAAATGTCCTTAAAAGCCATGATAGAGACATTAAATAATATTAATAATACAGAACGGTTTGAAGGAGTAGAGACAGAAAATGAAGATATTTATACAAAAAAAGGTCAAATTACCATTATGACCATGCACAAATCTAAAGGTTTAGAATGGGATTATGTCTTTTTACCCTTCTATGACAAAGAAAATATCTTCTCAGAAAAAAAAATTAACGGAAGTCTTAAATTTTTGGGTAAATTTGACTTAAATGATATTATTCGTACACAACTAAGACAAGAAATCCATCAACAAAGATTAGGTAAAAAAATAGAACCCTTATCCCTTCATCAAGCTCACGAAAAAGCCATCCAAGAAAAACAAGCAGAAGAATTAAGATTACTATATGTAGCCATAACCAGAGCCAAAAAACTACTATGGATGAGTAAATCAAAAGACAACTTCCAAAATTGGCGTTATTCTTGA
- the dndE gene encoding DNA sulfur modification protein DndE — protein MRSPIERIKLSKKAKDQLIKLRKVTKIEQWNILCRWGFCRSLREKHTPAPYPIPADSNVEMSWNTFGGEIAEILLLALIHRCYQDGFEINAETLNQQFRLHLHRGINYLVTDLESKTLSDFVALGIKKDDSQ, from the coding sequence ATGCGATCGCCCATAGAAAGAATTAAACTGTCAAAAAAGGCTAAAGATCAACTAATTAAGTTGAGAAAAGTTACAAAAATAGAACAATGGAATATCCTCTGTCGTTGGGGATTTTGTCGTTCTCTGCGTGAAAAACACACTCCTGCCCCCTATCCAATTCCCGCCGATAGTAATGTGGAAATGAGTTGGAACACTTTTGGAGGAGAAATTGCAGAGATTTTACTGTTGGCTTTGATTCATCGTTGTTATCAAGACGGTTTTGAAATCAATGCAGAAACCCTTAACCAACAATTTCGCTTACATCTTCACCGAGGAATTAATTACCTAGTCACAGATTTAGAATCTAAAACTCTCTCTGATTTCGTTGCCCTAGGTATCAAAAAAGATGATTCTCAATAA
- a CDS encoding RNA recognition motif domain-containing protein — MSIYVGNLPYEVTSEDLMEVFAEYGTVSRVHIPTDRETGRMRGFAFVEMENDNQEESAIDALDGAEWMKRELRVNKAKPREKRDSFNRGGGQRKERFSQRF; from the coding sequence ATGTCAATATATGTAGGAAATCTCCCCTACGAGGTTACATCGGAAGATCTGATGGAAGTTTTTGCCGAGTATGGAACTGTTAGCCGTGTTCACATTCCCACAGACCGTGAAACTGGTCGTATGAGAGGCTTTGCCTTTGTGGAAATGGAAAACGATAATCAAGAAGAAAGTGCGATCGATGCTCTCGATGGAGCGGAATGGATGAAACGGGAACTCAGAGTAAACAAAGCTAAGCCCCGTGAAAAAAGAGATTCTTTCAATCGTGGTGGTGGTCAAAGAAAAGAACGCTTTTCTCAGCGCTTCTAA